The Anoplolepis gracilipes chromosome 17, ASM4749672v1, whole genome shotgun sequence genome window below encodes:
- the Hacd1 gene encoding very-long-chain (3R)-3-hydroxyacyl-CoA dehydratase 2 → MESKNKKFTASKYYLATYNFAQSLGWTYILYQVIQHYINPSRNTLWDKTEQPVILFQTGAVLEIIHAAIGLVPSNIIITTFQVLSRVMVVIGVILATPYTYAAASPGLPLALIAWSITEIIRYFYYFVNLIGIMSHILIWLRYSTFIILYPIGITGELLCFYAAVQYSNVNPNAWSFMLPNKWNFSFSYLYLLIAVMLAYIPIFPHLYLHMFAQRRKMLNPNIKARTHTH, encoded by the exons atggaATCCAAGAACAAGAAATTTACCGCCTCGAAATATTATCTGGCGACGTATAATTTCGCACAGAGTTTGGg ATGGACTTACATATTGTATCAAGTTATACAACATTACATAAATCCTTCTCGTAACACTTTGTGGGATAAAACAGAGCAACCTGTAATTCTTTTCCAGACTGGAGCTGTATTGGag ataataCATGCAGCAATTGGACTGGTACCTtccaatattataatcacaaCATTCCAAGTTCTCAGTCGTGTCATGGTTGTGATTGGAGTTATTTTGGCTACTCCTTATACATATGCTGCTGCATCTCCAGGGCTTCCACTAGCTCTTATTGCATGGTCTATTACAGAGATTATTAGATACTTTTATTACTTTGTGAATCTTATTGGTATTATGTCACATATATTGATCTGGCTTAG GTATAGCacgtttattatattgtatccAATTGGTATAACTGGTGAATTATTATGTTTCTATGCTGCTGTGCAATACTCTAATGTTAATCCCAATGCATGGAGCTTCATGTTACCAAACAAATGGAATTTCTCATTTAGCTATTTATATCTCCTGATAGCAGTTATGTTAGCTTACATACCAA TTTTTCCTCATCTTTATCTGCATATGTTTGCTCAAAGACGTAAAATGCTGAATCCCAATATAAAGGCTCGTACTCATACTCATTAA
- the LOC140675170 gene encoding glycerophosphodiester phosphodiesterase 1, whose product MHRIIELILNSALLWICLQTLLSILISILYEFCIPWIVWGSLIIVIALKLARVSPPPVKTVQEVLGVNPLHLSKDNSISEKHDNGEQYCMRVVAHRGGGYDYPENSLLAFRNTKGKGCSAVELDLRLTKDNIPIIFHDPTIERLTGQTGTISEMTWEELRELDITYNHPLRNKFSDGERIALLDDVLQECLNSEQRIIIDIKEPRMDVVQVVLDAYKKYPKLFERGLVSSFNPIIIYMIRKKESRIVSSLAWRPYYFSRLSYAGLETIGTVRFHNPFKHLAACILEILYEWFLSRFVYYIVGISAILLHKDIINPRVIERWCERGVRVIAWTVNRPSEKTHFSRLFKVTYLTDTLHLEKDM is encoded by the exons atgcacaGAATCATCGAATTAATCTTAAACAGCGCCTTATTATGGATATGTTTACAAACGTTGCTGAGTATATTAATCAGTATTCTGTATGAATTTTGCATTCCTTGGATTGTTTGGGGCTCGTTAATTATTGTGATTGCGCTAAAACTGGCCCGAGTGTCTCCTCCGCCTGTCAAAACTGTCCAAGAAGTGCTCGGTGTGAATCCACTTCACTTAAGCAAAGATAATTCTATATCTGAAAAACATGATAATGGAGAGCAATACTGCATGCGAGTGGTGGCTCACCGTGGTGGAGGATACGATTATCCTGAAAACAGTTTGCTGGCTTTCcgaaat ACCAAGGGAAAGGGCTGCAGTGCTGTAGAACTTGATTTAAGACTAACAAAAGATAACATTCCAATAATATTCCATGACCCAACAATTGAAAGACTTACAGGCCAAACAGGAACAATTAGTGAGATGACGTGGGAGGAATTGAGAGAATTAGATATAACTTATAATCATCCACTTag gaaTAAGTTTTCTGACGGTGAGAGAATAGCATTGTTAGACGATGTACTGCAAGAATGTCTGAACAGCGAACAGAGAATAATTATAGACATAAAAGAACCAAGGATGGATGTCGTGCAAGTTGTTTTGGATGCGTACAAAAAATATCCAAAGTTATTTGAAAGAGGCCTCGTGTCGAGTTTCAATccaatcataatatatatg ATTCGAAAGAAAGAGTCACGTATTGTCTCGAGTCTTGCTTGGAGGCCgtattatttttcgagattatCGTATGCCGGTCTAGAAACGATTGGCACGGTACGATTTCATAATCCTTTTAAACATTTGGCAGCTTGTATATTGGAGATTTTGTACGAGTGGTTCTTATCTCGCttcgtttattatattgttggCATTTCTGCTATATTATTGCACAAGGACATAATAAATCC acGTGTAATAGAACGATGGTGCGAACGTGGTGTCCGCGTGATAGCATGGACGGTCAATCGACCGTCGGAGAAAACGCACTTTTCGAGACTTTTCAAAGTCACTTATCTAACTGATACCCTACATCTAGAGAAggatatgtaa
- the LOC140675169 gene encoding uncharacterized protein: protein MENMMRSIQECNGIRYASYRTAAKMQILHKELNMQHVQLELIAGVFERHRLSITENCVNLDSSEIEDVLSDIYFAAQKESNFNFDVDFLTKLATNYILNTFDKQNTGNILVFSVKVALVLLSNGKLQEKYGYLYQQLADHNACLSRAGLHTLLTNICKITEMLGETITYGYEQIQTHIDACFVKSQGGLGVTEAEFAEWIMQEPPLLVWITTFNRIKSAEHIVHNIKCSSCKVTPVQGPRYTCLKCTGYHQCQECFLLGKTSNKHKLKHPIREFCVKTSHREVTKLIIELIRNKLRLCPTRTIAIEDPVANATSNETRRMDYGSVRSTIKRKILSDPQKELQSIIMHLEEENRQLQIELLDIQGTKAERLQRHRATIESQLQRLKTLKKYLFTDVTQVPQIITRMQSTPMLPPLSSRLTALPLEFELSPIIRQDITDQQKKLHRKDKLTSDFNTSSPIEHTGGEENANALSSTQEAFTSSGFSGNIPENSMELSTWIGGRRELSTADSGFSQWLAAGNSNCKNNYVANAAISNTNNDSSLVASQSPTGIHRDNTPSSLQRPDKHSQHSSLQNIQGDLNDILDRLQNMVANDCLLDESYDGNDNCKLKRATTEMEDLLTGLIEGMESRKSKLTTIV from the exons ATGGAAAATATGATGCGATCTATACAAGAATGTAATGGCATTCGTTATGCATCTTATAGAACTGCTGCTAAGAtgcaaatattacataaagaaTTGAATA tgcAACATGTGCAATTGGAATTAATAGCAGGAGTATTTGAACGTCATAGACTTTCCATCACTGAAAATTGTGTTAATTTAGACTCAAGTGAGATCGAGGATGTTTTatctgatatttattttgcggCACAGAAAGAAAGTAACTTCAATTTTGATGTTGATTTTCTAACAAAGCTTGctacaaattatattctgaATACTTTTGAcaa ACAAAATACTGGAAATATTTTAGTGTTTTCAGTAAAAGTTGCATTGGTATTATTAAGTAATGgtaaattacaagaaaaatatgggTATTTATATCAGCAGCTAGCAGATCACAATGCATGTTTATCCAGAGCTGGTTTGCATactttattaacaaatatctgtaaaataacAGAAATGCTTGGAGAAACTATAACATATGGGTATGAACAGATTCAGACACATATAGATGCCTGTTTTGTAAAG TCTCAAGGAGGACTTGGAGTTACTGAAGCAGAGTTTGCTGAATGGATCATGCAGGAACCTCCTCTGCTTGTTTGGATAACAACGTTCAATCGAATAAAATCTGCAGAACATa tTGTACATAATATCAAATGTTCTTCATGTAAAGTAACACCTGTACAGGGACCAAGATATACATGCTTGAAATGCACAGGATATCATCAATGCCAAGAATGTTTTCTCTTAGGCAAGACGTCAAACAAGCACAAACTGAAGCACCCAATTCGTGAATTTTGTGTCAAG acttcACATCGCGAAGTTACAAAACTGATTATTGAACTGATCAGAAATAAATTGAGACTGTGTCCCACCAGAACAATAGCAATAGAAGATCCAGTTGCAAATGCTACTAG taatgaAACAAGACGTATGGATTATGGTTCAGTAAGGAGTACTATTAAACGAAAGATTCTTAGTGATCCGCAAAAGGAATTACAAAGTATCATAATGCATTTGGAAGAGGAAAACCGACAATTGCAAATTGAATTGCTCGATATACAAGGCACCAAAGCAGAGAGACTTCAACGTCATAGAGCGACCATCGAATCTCAATTGCAACGACTAAAAACGCTTAAG aaatacttATTTACTGATGTGACTCAAGTACCACAGATTATCACTCGTATGCAAAGCACTCCGATGTTACCGCCTTTGTCCTCCAGACTTACAGCACTGCCTCTAGAATTCGAATTGAGTCCAATTATCAGACAAGACATTACAGATCAACAAAAAAAACTTCACAGAAAAGACAAATTAACATCAGATTTTAATACCTCATCACCTATAGAGCATACAGGAGGGGAAGAAAATGCTAATGCTCTTTCTAGCACCCAAGAGGCTTTTACGAGTTCTGGATTTTCTGGTAATATACCAGAAAATAGTATGGAATTAAGTACTTGGATTGGAG gaaGGAGAGAATTGAGTACAGCTGACAGTGGTTTCTCTCAGTGGTTGGCTGCTGGCAATTCGAATTGCAAGAATAACTATGTGGCTAATGCAGCAATTAGTAATACAAATAATGACTCGTCACTTGTAGCTTCTCAATCTCCTACAGGCATTCATAGAGACAATACTCCGTCTTCGTTGCAACGGCCTGACAAACATTCACAACATAGTAGCTTACAAAATATTCAAGGAGatcttaatgatatattaGACAGACTGCAAAATATGGTTGCCAATGACTGTTTGCTCGACG AATCATATGACGGCAATGACAATTGTAAATTGAAACGTGCCACAACAGAAATGGAAGATCTATTAACTGGCCTCATTGAAGGTATGGAATCTCGTAAAAGTAAACTTACTACTATtgtttga
- the Riok1 gene encoding serine/threonine-protein kinase RIO1 encodes MSEKFEEGQFSDAEEEDKVPCIQNQVKETFDMYVHVQLEKKVANLHVTFNEEINIEDSDNDEYYCNDYDNLYEDKNIVIKTSSQRLNTQEASTKVTNYQPKHKLLTRYANKINLEKYEGPSCLPDHVANVLIENDKRVDKDRIRTKDKSDHATTENVLDSRIKKKLHKLFERGVLAEINGCISTGKEANVYYAKSKNGDEIAIKIYRTSILTFKNREKYIRGEYRFDHVYSLHNPRKMVKIWAEKEFSNLKRLEQAGVRAPQPLLYGGHMLLMEFLGSNGWAAPKLKDATLTDSKSRMLYRECIEIMWKMYNKCRLVHADLSEYNILYHNESIVIIDVSQAVDRDHCNAIEFLRNDCSNITAFFKKRKVGVMSLQALFDFITDPTINEKNMDKYLDIQMQEANKENDPQQQIEEAVFKQAYIPQRLTQVVNAERDINLAKSGKDLIYKTLIGLKADLSKPAETPEILADKHKKDNKNIEDESDTCSSEGSDNSDSENDSEDNKSKFVNSARPRNESPDSKKARKKAVKEQQAEKRKTKVKKHVKKRKIKVSRGGK; translated from the exons atgTCAGAAAAATTCGAAGAGGGTCAATTTAGCGACGCCGAAGAAGAGGACAAAGTACCATGCAT aCAAAACCAAGTCAAAGAAACATTTGATATGTATGTCCATGTGCAACTCGAGAAAAAAGTGGCCAATTTGCATGTTACATTCAATGAAGAGATCAACATTGAAGACAGTGACAATGATGAATATTATTGTAAcgattatgataatttatatgaagataagaatattgttataaaaacgaGTTCACAAAGACTCAATACTCAAGAAGCATCTACCAAGGTAACAAATTACCAACCAAAACATAAATTGTTGACTCGTTATGccaataagattaatttagaGAAATATGAGGGTCCATCATGTTTACCAGATCATGTAGCCAATGTATTGATCGAAAATGACAAACGTGTTGATAAAGATCGCATAAGAACGAAAGATAAGAGTGATCACGCAACGACCGAAAATGTATTGGATTCACGTATCAAGAAGAAATTGCACAAACTGTTTGAGAGAGGAGTATTAGCGGAAATAAATGGTTGTATCTCGACTGGGAAAGAAGCCAATGTATATTATGCTAAGTCGAAAAACGGAGACGAGATTGctataaagatatatagaaCATCCAttctaacatttaaaaatcgagAAAAGTATATTAGAGGAGAGTATCGTTTCGATCACGTGTACTCTTTGCATAATCCAcgcaaaatggtaaaaattTGGGCGGAAAAggaattttctaatttaaaacgcTTGGAACAAGCTGGTGTCAGAGCACCACAGCCACTTTTATATGGTGGTCACATGTTGTTAATGGAGTTTCTGGGTTCAAACGGCTGGGCAGCACCTAAACTAAAGGACGCTACGCTTACAGATTCAAAATCGAGGATGTTGTACAGAGAGTGTATTGAAATTATGTGGAAAATGTACAACAAATGTAGGCTTGTTCATGCTGATTTAAGcgagtataatatattgtatcacAATGAATCGATTGTAATCATTGATGTTTCACAGGCAGTAGATCGTGATCATTGTAAtgcaattgaatttttaaggAATGACTGCAGCAATATTACAG catttttcaaaaagcGTAAAGTGGGAGTTATGTCACTTCAAGCactatttgattttataacgGATCCAactataaatgaaaaaaatatggacAAATATCTGGACATTCAGATGCAAGAggcaaataaagaaaatgatcCACAGCAGCAAATAGAAGAGGCAGTTTTTAAGCAAGCTTACATTCCTCAAAGATTAACTCAG GTAGTCAATGCGGAACGTGATATAAATCTTGCAAAATCTGGAAAagatttgatttataaaacattaattggCTTGAAAGCGGATTTATCTAAGCCTGCAGAAACACCTGAGATCCTAGCTGACAAACACAAGaaagataacaaaaatatagaagacGAAAGTGATACTTGCTCTTCTGAAGGTAGTGATAATTCTGATAGTGAAAATGATAGTGAAGATAATAAGAGCAAATTCGTAAATTCCGCTAGGCCCCGAAACGAAAGCCCCGACAGTAAAAAA gCGCGTAAAAAGGCGGTCAAAGAACAGCAAgcagaaaaaaggaaaactaAAGTAAAGAAGCATGTAaagaaacgtaaaataaaagtatcaagaggaggaaaataa
- the LOC140675481 gene encoding DNA repair protein XRCC3 yields MDGLLVTNAAAIKEKFLTTGCSKLDAILKGGIPCRGITQIYGAAGTGKTQLALQLCLSVQLSVTAGGLGAGAIYICTETVFPSERLQQLLQNSELAKAHSVNGDVIFVTHIATIDELELCLQRKVPALMNIHKIGLLVIDSIAALYRVEDWKDQLQGKSKRNVGRQLHELCKNDDLCVICINQVSAVIDNHSVISESAIEQPALGFTWSSMITSSIYFYRKDSARYACIMLASYLPRITFQFIVSKSGVKVIQ; encoded by the exons ATGGATGGTTTGCTAg TGACAAATGCAGCTGCTATTAAAGAGAAGTTTCTTACAACCGGTTGTTCAAAACTGGACGCGATATTGAAGGGCGGTATACCCTGTCGAGGTATCACGCAAATTTACGGTGCTGCTGGTACTGGAAAGACACAGTTGGCTTTGCAGTTATGTCTCTCTGTCCAACTGTCAGTAACCGCGGGCGGTCTCGGAGCTG GtgcgatatatatttgtacagaAACTGTTTTTCCATCAGAAAGATTGCAACAATTGCTGCAGAACTCGGAATTAGCTAAAGCTCATTCTGTGAATGGAGATGTAATATTCGTGACTCATATAGCTAccatt GACGAATTAGAACTATGTCTGCAGCGTAAAGTCCCAGCACTGatgaatattcataaaataggATTATTAGTGATTGATTCAATAGCAGCACTTTATAGAGTAGAAGATTGGAAAGATCAGTTACAAGGCAAAAGTAAAAGGAATGTTGGGAGACAATTACACGAACTTTGTAAAAATGATGACTTATGTGTGATCTGTATTAATCag GTTTCTGCAGTTATAGATAATCACAGTGTTATTTCTGAAAGTGCAATTGAACAACCAGCTTTAGGATTTACTTGGTCAAGCATGATAACTTCTTCCATATATTTCTACAGAAAAGATTCCGCGCGATATGCTTGCATAATGCTAGCTTCATATTTGCCAAGAATTACTTTTCAATTTATAGTGAGCAAATCTGGAGTCAAAGTGATTCAATAA
- the LOC140675480 gene encoding RNA pseudouridylate synthase domain-containing protein 1: MVRINIDTILNTCTLIICYFVHSIIHLIQQYIERLVNDWNKKCRPVKVVYHSENFLVVDKPYDMYINSNNPDRKNTVQLELRKMLPDLVNPKLRHEFYFVHRLDYPTSGIMCIALNKKAARAASSAFENQKVQKFYLALVHGHIHEPHIIIDKPIGDDIREKSGNHKMCTNDSIFCEKPRNSYTILVVLEHGSWKNKPATKILLAPGTGRRHQLRVHCHYIGHTVIGDYTYSDGKDIQPRRTYLHSLRLILNCDIENIDVRTVDPFNASIFSDYKVKNVIKILDENIFCDISKLE, from the exons atGGTTAGAATAAACattgatacaattttaaacacGTGCACTCTAATTATCTGTTATTTCGTACATTcgataattcatttaatacaACAATATATCGAGAGGTTAGTCAACGATTGGAACAAGAAATGTAGACCTGTCAAGGTTGTGTATCATAGTGAGAACTTTTTAGTAGTCGATAAGCCGTacgatatgtatataaatagtaataatccTGACAGAAAG AATACTGTCCAGTTGGAATTGCGAAAAATGCTACCGGACTTGGTTAACCCAAAACTGCGCcacgaattttattttgtgcatCGACTGGATTATCCCACGAGCGGCATCATGTGCAtagcattaaataaaaaggcaGCCAGAGCAGCATCGTCGGCTTTTGAAAATCAAAAAGTACAAAAGTTCTACTTAGCATTGGTACACGGTCATATACATGAACCTCACATCATAATCGACAAGCCTATTG GTGATGATATCCGAGAAAAAAGTGGCAATCATAAAATGTGTACAAATGACAGTATCTTTTGTGAAAAGCCACGTAACTcttatacaatattagtaGTATTGGAACATGGATCTTGGAAAAACAAACCTGCTACTAAAATATTGCTAGCACCTGGCACAGGTAGACGGCATCAATTGAGGGTACATTGCCATTATATTGGTCATACAGTTATAGGAGATTATACATACAGCGATGGCAAAGATATACAGCCTCGTAGAACTTATCTTCATTCTCTCag gttaatattaaactgtgatattgaaaatatagatGTAAGAACAGTAGATCCATTTAACGCTTCTATATTTTCTGATTATAAAGTGAAAAATGTGATCAAAATCTtggatgaaaatatattttgcgatataagtaaactagaataa
- the LOC140675479 gene encoding uncharacterized protein, whose amino-acid sequence MLKIGIITFITMLAMTRSEPPVNSYLPPRTEISGVNSGQADLSTQYGTPDFGNGGSFNRNGGATSFSGSGDNSAGNGPSKLYDTPIGGNARVNGLGQSRGNGFGNGQSSSSYSESSFGAFSENGGNIQLSSSYGVPIANGHNGGGFRNGGNGGKPSTSYGVPGVNGNNGDSFKNRGNGERPSTNYGVPGVNGNNGDSFKNRGNGERPSTSYGVPGVNGNHGSRNNGNGRPSTNYGVPANGNANDKNRLNGGGNNGGKLSNSYESPNVPKTNGINGFSGTQGGLSNSYGPPNRNGHGNNGYPSESPTRNGGSFGNGDTNGYPSGGSANGHTGNFENGSGFKNGGKGSGGYSDNAQEENTEPAKYEFSYEVKDEQSGSNYGHTETRNGDRAQGEFNVLLPDGRKQIVEYEADQDGFKPQIRYEGEANTGGGYSSGRPNGNNDGYSSGRPDSKSGDFVDNSGGLFNGGGSNGYPNGGHGEGKSNGFNGGGGNGYQSGKSGQSFNRDNNGNLSGNIGDNANIGNNRQNGNGGYQY is encoded by the exons ATGCTTAAG aTCGGTATAATAACGTTCATCACGATGCTGGCGATGACGCGTTCGGAACCTCCGGTCAATTCGTATCTACCTCCACGAACAGAAATCTCTGGTGTGAATAGCGGTCAAGCCGATTTATCCACTCAATATGGAACACCGGATTTTGGTAACGGGGGTAGTTTTAACAGAAACGGTGGAGCAACAAGTTTCAGTGGGTCCGGCGATAATAGCGCAGGTAATGGCCCGTCGAAACTTTACGATACGCCCATCGGGGGAAATGCCCGCGTAAATGGTCTAGGTCAATCTCGAGGAAACGGATTTGGGAATGGACAATCTTCTAGCTCTTATAGTGAATCAAGTTTTGGAGCTTTTAGTGAAAACGGCGGTAATATACAACTGTCAAGTAGCTATGGGGTTCCTATTGCGAATGGACACAATGGAGGTGGTTTTCGAAACGGCGGCAACGGAGGCAAACCATCGACTAGCTACGGTGTTCCTGGTGTAAATGGAAACAACGGAGACAGCTTCAAGAATCGAGGCAATGGAGAAAGACCATCGACTAACTATGGTGTTCCTGGTGTGAATGGAAATAACGGAGACAGTTTCAAGAATCGGGGCAATGGAGAAAGACCATCGACTAGCTATGGTGTACCTGGTGTAAATGGAAACCATGGGAGTAGAAACAATGGCAATGGAAGGCCTTCTACTAATTATGGAGTACCTGCAAATGGAAATGCAAACGACAAAAATCGCTTAAATGGCGGCGGAAATAATGGTGGAAAACTTTCGAACAGTTACGAATCTCCGAATGTACCTAAAACAAACGGAATAAATGGATTTAGCGGTACTCAAGGAGGATTATCAAACAGTTATGGTCCACCTAATAGAAATGGACATGGGAACAATGGTTATCCATCTGAAAGTCCAACTAGAAATGGAGGAAGTTTTGGAAATGGTGATACTAACGGCTATCCATCTGGAGGAAGTGCAAATGGACACACAGGGAATTTTGAGAACGGAAGTGGTTTTAAAAATGGAGGAAAAGGAAGCGGAGGTTACAGCGACAATGCACAAGAAGAAAACACC gaGCCagcaaaatatgaattttcgtACGAAGTAAAAGATGAGCAATCCGGCAGCAATTACGGCCATACGGAAACTAGAAACGGTGATCGCGCTCAAGGCGAGTTCAATGTTTTACTTCCAGATGGTAGAAAACAGATTGTCGAGTATGAGGCTGATCAGGATGGATTTAAACCGCAAATTAGATACGAAGGCGAAGCAAATACGGGTGGAGGATACAGCTCCGGTAGGCCGAATGGTAACAACGATGGTTATTCTTCTGGTAGACCGGATAGCAAAAGCGGCGACTTTGTAGATAATTCAGGAGGACTCTTTAATGGAGGAGGTAGTAATGGTTATCCAAACGGTGGCCATGGCGAGGGAAAGTCCAATGGATTTAATGGAGGAGGCGGCAACGGTTATCAATCGGGAAAGTCAG GACAATCCTTCAACCGAGATAATAATGGTAACTTGAGTGGTAATATCGGTGACAACGCGAATATAGGAAATAACAGACAAAATGGTAATGGTggatatcaatattaa